TCAAGCACGTCGATACGAGTGCGGCGGAACAGCTGCCCGGCGTAGTGGCCGTGGTCACCGGTGAAGATGCGCTGCGTTGGAGCTTCCCGACGGGTACCGTCCCGGAGGGGTGGGGTACGCACTGCATGGCGACGGACAAGGTGCGTTACGTGGGCGAGCCGGTCGCGGCCGTCGCGGCCACCAGCCGGTACGTCGCTGAGGACGCTGTGGAACTCATTGCCGTGGACTACGACCCGCTGCCGCCGGCGGTCGATGGACTGCAGGCGATACAACCCGACAGCCCGCGCCTGTTCGAGCAACACGCCAACAACATCATGTTCCAGAAGGTCTTCACCTGGGGCGATGTGGAGCAGGCGTTCCGGGATGCCGACCACGTGTTCACCGAGAAGTTCCGCTGGCATCGCGTCGGCGCCAATCCAATGGAGACCTTCGGTGTGATCGTGGAGTGGGATCCGGTGGAGGGCAGCGTGACCTGTCGCGGCACGTTCCAATCGCCATCGCTCATCGCCATTGGGAGAGCTTTGGTGCTCGGGCTGCCGCTGAACAAGGTGCGGCTCATCAGCCATCCGCGGGGCGGCAGCTTCGGCGGCAAGATGGGGTACCGGGGCACGGACATCAGTGCGCTGCTCTCCCGCAAGGCCGGCGGGCGCCCGGTGAAGTGGATCGAAGACCGTATGGAGTATCTGGTCGGGGGAAGCGGCCAGGCATGGGATCGCTTCTATGA
This window of the Candidatus Binatia bacterium genome carries:
- a CDS encoding molybdopterin cofactor-binding domain-containing protein gives rise to the protein MDVPKKLEDLPTSSLRFVGREVERVEDRSLVTGRTEFIDNVRLPGMLHCAILRSPYPHARIKHVDTSAAEQLPGVVAVVTGEDALRWSFPTGTVPEGWGTHCMATDKVRYVGEPVAAVAATSRYVAEDAVELIAVDYDPLPPAVDGLQAIQPDSPRLFEQHANNIMFQKVFTWGDVEQAFRDADHVFTEKFRWHRVGANPMETFGVIVEWDPVEGSVTCRGTFQSPSLIAIGRALVLGLPLNKVRLISHPRGGSFGGKMGYRGTDISALLSRKAGGRPVKWIEDRMEYLVGGSGQAWDRFYEASLAVKNDGTLTGFKVKLVEDLGATGEGYSSLGAVKPLTCFTGCYTIPVAGYDLTLVATNKVPTTAYRGMGPPPHNFVLEQLID